Sequence from the Kribbella aluminosa genome:
CGGCTTCTCCACGGGCCTGATCTATGCACCCGGCACCTATGCGTCGCCCGAGGAAGTCGCGGCGTTGGCCCTGGAACACCTCGGCCAGGTGACCGACGTGGACCTGGGCTGGGACGCCTACCCCTACACCGCCACCAACACGACCCTAACCACCCGCCTCCCGGCGTGGGCCCTCTCCGGCAACACGCTTCTCGACCGGCTTACTGATCCTGCCGAGCGGGCGCGGATCGCCGAGGCTCTGCGGGGCGACGTACTGCTCTCACCGGACACGGTTGTGATCGCATCCCTCCCGCCCGGGCCGTACGAGGCCTGTCGTGGGCTGAGCCTCACCGAGATCGCCCGCCGCGACGGCGTCGACGCCGCCGAGGTCGTGCTTCGCATCCTCGAGTCCCACCAGGCCGCGGTCAGCGTCGTCAACCACGCGATGCGCGAGGAGGACGTGACCGCAGTCCTGGAACACCCGCGCACAGCGATCGCCAGCGACGGCTGGATCATGGACGCGACCGGCCCCGGGCACCCGCACCCGCGCAACTTCGGCACCTTTCCCCGAGTCCTCGGCCACTACGCCCGCGACCGTCAACTGTTCGCCGTGTCGGAGGCGATCCGCCGCATGACCTCACTCCCGGCATCCCGCCTCGGCTGGGCGGACCGCGGCGTGCTCCGGCCCGGCGCGATCGCGGACCTCGTCGTCCTGGACGCGGACCAGATCGCCGACAAGTCGACGTACGACGATCCGTGGCAACCGTCCGTCGGGGTGACGCACGTCCTGGTCGCCGGCCAACCGGTTCTCTCCAACGGCGCCCCGACCGGCCGCCGTCCTGGTCGGATCATCGGCTTTGGCGACTGAGATGTACCAGGTCGATTACCTGTCCAGCTGATGCTATTTCTTCAACCGCTTCGGAGCGTCCGGCAGCGGCGTAGGAGCGGTCGGCTCGTCGTCCGCCTCGGACTCCAGCCAGCCGTCGTACTCGCTCAGCAACGCGTCCAGTTCGCCGCGGTCGACGTCGTGGAGCACGACGAGCCACGGGTGATCCTCGTCGTCGTCCTCCCCGTGGAACCGTCCGCGGCGTACCTCCCCGCCCAGCCGTTCGGCGACGTCCGCGGCGTCCTCCCGCTCCCAGAAGTACGCGATCATCCCCAAACGGTACGACCTGGACGGGCCCGCCGTACGCTTGGCGCCATGAGTACCTTTTCCTGGGTGAAGGGTCACGGCACGGAGAACGACTTCGTGATCCTGCCCGACCCGGACGGTTCGGTGCACGGCGAGCTGGACACTGCCGTGGTCCGGTTCCTCTGCGACCGGCACGCGGGGCTCGGCGCGGACGGCGTACTGCGGGTGATCCAGGGCGGCAAGCAGTCGTACGTCGAGGACGGCGGCGACTGGTTCATGGACTACCGGAACGCTGACGGTTCGATCGCGGAGATGTGCGGGAACGGCGTCCGGGTGTTCGTGAAGTACCTCGCCGAGGCGGGCTTGATCGACGGCAAACCGGTCCGGGTCGGTACCCGCGCCGGCGTCAAGGAGGTCGCGCAGAACGACGACGGCACGCTGACCGTCGACATGGGCGCCCCGAAGCTCCCCGCCGCGGCCGGGGTCGTGGTCGAGGCCAACGGTCATCAGTGGCCGGCCCTGCACGTCGACATGGGCAACCCGCACGCGGTCGCGTTCGTCGACAGCCTGGCCGAGCCGGGCAACCTGTGCGACCAGCCCACGTGGACGCCGACGGAGGCGTTCCCGCAGGGCGTGAACGTCGAGTTCGTCGTACGGCGGGACGCACACGACGTCCAGATGCGGGTCCACGAGCGCGGCGCGGGGGAGACCCGCTCCTGCGGAACGGGTACGTGTGCGGTAACCGTGGCCGCGGCACGCCAGGCGCGGGACGAGCTGCCGGTGACGTATCGGGTCGGCGTACCGGGTGGTGAGGTGACGGTGACGTGGCGTGCGGACAACCATCTGGAGCTGACCGGTCCGGCCGTCCTGCACGCGCGCGGGGAGTTCGACCGCGCCTGGTTGGGAATCTGACCCCTGCGTGGGGCGTTGACTGCTGTAAACGGGTCGCTTGTACTTGAGGCCCGTGCCACCATGGAAGGTATATGACGACCCAATCAAAGTTGTACGACGAGACCTCCGACGTCGAACTCGACCTCTTAGAGGGCGATGACTCCGGCGATTCGTTGAAGGGTCACGATTCCGAGCGGACCACCGAGGGCCTCGACCTCGAAGAGCGCCAGGCGCTCCGCCGCGTGGTCGGCATGTCGACCGAGCTGACCGACATCAGCGAGGTCGAGTACCGCAAGCTGCTGCTGGAGCGGGTGCTGCTGGTCGGCGTCTGGACCGAGGGCAGCGCCGAGGACGCGGAGAACTCGCTGGCCGAGCTGAAGTTGCTCGCCGAAACGGCGGGCTCCGAGGTCCTGGACGGCGTGATCCAGCGCCGGAAGAAGCCGGACCCGGCGACCTTCATCGGCTCCGGCAAGGTGTCCGACCTGCGCAACCTGGTCGCGTCGCTGGGCGCGGACACCGTGATCGCGGACGGCGAGCTGGCGCCTGCGCAACTGCGCAACCTCGAGGACAAGCTCAAGGTCAAGGTGGTCGACCGGACCGCGCTGATCCTGGACATCTTCGCGCAGCACGCGAAGAGCAAGGAAGGCAAGGCCCAGGTCGAGCTGGCGCAGCTGCAGTACATGAAGCAGCGCCTGCGTGGTTGGGGTGGCAACCTGTCCCGCCAGGCCGGTGGACGCGTCGGCGCGGCCGGTGGCGGTATCGGTGGCCGTGGTCCCGGTGAGACCAAGATCGAGACCGACCGGCGCCGGATCAACACCAAGATCGCCAAGCTCCGCCGGTCGCTCAAGAACATGAAGAGCACCCGCTCGACGATGCGCCAGGAGCGCCGCCGGAACCTGGTTCCCTCGGTCGCGATCGCGGGCTACACCAACGCCGGCAAGTCCTCGCTGCTGAACCAGCTCACCGGCGCGGGCGTTCTGGTCGAGGACGCGCTGTTCGCGACCCTGGACCCGACCACCCGCCGTACGACGACCTCGGACGGCCGCGTGTTCACGCTGACCGACACGGTCGGGTTCGTCCGGCACCTCCCGCACGACATCGTCGAGGCGTTCCGCTCGACGCTGGAGGAGGTCGCCGATGCGGACCTGCTGCTGCACGTGGTGGACGGTTCGCACCCGGACCCGATCGCGCAGATCCAGGCGGTCCGCGAGGTGCTGGCCGAGATCGACGCGACCGACGTACCGGAGATCGTGGTGATCAACAAGGCCGACGCCGCCGACCCGCTCGCGCTGGCGCCGATCCTGCACCGCGAGCCGAACGCGATCGTGGTCTCGGCCCGGACCGGCGAAGGCATGGACAAGCTCCGCGAGCTGATCGAGGGCGCCCTGCCGCAGCCGCACGTCCTGGTCGACGTCCTGCTCCCGTACGAGCGCGGCGACCTGGTCTCCCGGATCCACTCCGAGGGCTCGGTCGAACAGCTCGAACACACCGCTGACGGCACCCGCATCACCGGCCGCGTCCACCCGGCCCTAGCCGGCGACCTGACGCGGTACCACCAGTAAGCTCCACCACTTGCGTCCGAAGATCTGTGGGTTATTGCCCTCAGATCTTCGGACGTAAGTGTCTTTCACTTGCGCTTGGTGATTTGGATCTTCATCGAGGTGCCGGTCTTCGAGAGGACCTTGATGTTGATGCCGTTGTTCGGGACCTTGACGCTGCTCGTCGGCTGGTCGGCGGACCAGTACGAGTTGCTGTCGTTGAAGGTCGGTACGGCGTTCTGGCCGCGGATGTAGCTCGCCTGCCCGTTCGCGTGCAGCGTGAACGAGTCCGCTTTCTCGAGGCCGAACGGTGCGTCGTACGCCGCGACCCGTGGGCGCCAGAGCTGGCCGTCGAGCCGGTTGATCGGCGTCGGGTGCGCGTCGATCGGCAGGATCAGGCCGGCGCCCGGGTGGGTGTTGGTGTTGTTGTCGGACTGCGAGGTGTCCCAGTACCAGATCAGCAGACCGTCCTGGTACGGGAAGTGCTCGACCTTGTCCGGCAGCGTGCTCGCCCAGCCGAAGTTGTACGGGCCGGTCTGCAGGTACTTGTCGTGGTCGACGTAGTTGATGTTCGACGCCAGGTAGTAGTTGTCGTGCTGGCTCGTGTACGACGACCCGACCGCGCTGAACTCGTTCAGCGTCCAGCCGTCCGGCGAGGTCTCGGCGCCGGAGTCGAGCACCGTGGTGGAACCTGACGTCACCTTGATGTCGTCGGCGAAGAACCCGATCCCGCCGGCCGCCGGGTCGGTGACGTAGCGGAACTGCAGCGTGACCGTCTTCCCGGCGTACGCCGACAGGTCGAACGTGGCCGGCACCCAGCCGTTGCTGTTCCCGTCGATACCGTTGCCCTCGGCATCCTTCGTGATAGTGCCCTTGATCGGCTTCGCGCCGGTGCCGTCGTTCACGTCGACGTACGCGTAGTCGCAGGCCGTCGTACCGCAGTCCTCGATGTCCCAGTTCGCCTGGAACGTGAGGCTCGCGGGCTGACCGGCCGGGAGCGTGACCTGGCGGCTCATCGTGTGCGTGAAGTTGTTGCCCTGGCCGCTCCACCAGTCCTTCGTCCCGGACGGCGGCTGGACCAGCTGGTGCTGCACCTGTTTCTTCGGCAGCGTGACCACCAGGCCCTGGGCCTTCTTCGAGTTGTACTCGTGCGGGCCGAGGTCGACGGTCCGGTTCTGGCCGGCGTTCACGATCTCGTAGTCCAGCCAGCCGAGCTGCAGCTTGTCCCAGGCGTTGAAGTCGGCTGCCTGCTCGCCGATTCCACCGTCGCTGGGCTTGCTGACCCGGCTCTGGGACATGATCGTCCACCAGTTCACGCCGTTCTCGACGGCCGCGCCGGAGGTGTCGTACTCGTCCGGCAGACCGAGGTCGTGGCCGTACTCGTGCGCGAACACGCTGATCCCGCCGTTCTCCGGCTGGATCGTGTAGTCACCGACGTACAGGCCGGTGTCGCCGATCTGCGCGCCGCCGTTCGGGTTCGTCGCCGGGCCGCCCGGGAAACCGGCGTACCAGCGGTGCGACCAGATCGCGTCCTCGCCCTGCCACGGGTCGCCGTCGGCCTGGTCGCCGCCGGCGTGCACGATCTGGAAGTGGTCGATGTAGCCGTCCGGCTCGTTGAAGTTGCCGTCACCGTCGTAGTCGTAGCGGTCCCACTGGTCGAACGACTTCAGGTCCGCGGTGATCTCGGCCTTGGTCCGGCCCTTGGTCTCCTGGTCGGCGACCCACTGGTTCACGGCGTCCTGGATCAGGTTCCAGGTGTTGTTGCAGACGTTGCCGCTGCACGGGTAGCCGTTCGACCGGCCGTAGCGGGCCTCGTTGTACTTGACCTTGACCCAGTCGGTGACCTGACCGTCGACGCTGTAGCGGCCGGACGACTGCTTCTCGTAGTAGTTCTTCACCGAGTTGCCGGCGCCGAAGTACAGGTCCTGGAAGTGCTGCCGGCTGTAGTCGGCCTGCCAGACGGTCGAGTTGTCGACCGAGCGGTTCGGCGCCGGGATCTCGTTGTGCAGCGGGCCGTCGAAGCGCGCCGGGCCCGGGATGGTTGGGTTCTGGTCCTTGTCCGGATAGTTCGGGTGCCGCTCGTTGCCGAACTCGGCGAGGATCACGAAGATCCGGTCGGTCTTCTCCCGGGACAGCTCGACGTACTGGTCGACCTTGCCCTTGGCGTTCTTGGTGCCCTTCGCACCAGCCGCCTTGGCGCCGAGGTTGACGACCGTACTGCCGTTGCGCTGCTCCGGCGTGGCCTGCCCGTTGATGACCTTGGTCAGGGCCTCCTGCCGCAGCTCGCGCCGCTTGTCCTCGAGCGGGCTGGACAGCTCGTCCGGCGCCGGCGCTGCCTCGCTGGCGATCGGCGCCGATCCTGACTTGGGCGGTGTGGCGGCGTTGGCCGAGGCGGCGGCGATGCCGAGCCCGGTCGTGGCCGCCAAAGCCAGGCTGAACAGCCCGGCGGGTAGCTTGCGCACGATTCCCCTCCGTGTCTGATGACGCTGTGTGATCGAAGCTCCCCCGAGCGTGAATTCCAGCGAGAGTACGGGGAAAATCCGGTCAGCTGAAGTGGAACTGAGGAAAACCTGTGAAGCTTTCGGGGAAACCTGCGTTCTGAGTAGAAGGGCTCACGCATGCCCGGCCTCGGGGTTGGCAGACTGTCCCGCGTGGAGCGCCCGGCCGTCGACCTGCTGCAGCCGTTGTGGCGTGCGCTGGTCGTGTTCCGGGTGCTCACCTGGGTGTTCGCGTGCCTCGGCGTGTGGGCCCGGTGGGACGGCATCGTCCGGCCGTACGGCGCGGTGCTGCAGCTCGCCGTGATGGGTGTCTGGACGCTGATCTCGTCGTACGGCTACAGCATCCGCTGGGGGCGCCGGAACACCCGGCTCGCGTTCGCGGACCTGATTGTCACGGTCGCCTGCATGTACGCGACCCTGTGGGCGCAGCCGCTGCCCGACATCCGCGCCGGCGCGTCCGTGCTGACGTCGGTGTGGGCGGCCGGGCCGGTGCTCGCGCTCGCGATCTCCCGCGGGCGCGACGGGGGCCTGCTCGGCGCGGCGACGATCAGTCTCGCGTTGCTGTCGCTGCGCGGGGTGGATCACGTGTCGAAGATCCTCGGCAACGTGCAACTGCTGCTGGTGACCGGCCTGGTCGTCGGGTACGCCGCCACGACGATGCGCCAGGCGGGGGAGCGGCTGCGTGCGGCGATCGCCACGGAGGGCGCGACCGCGGAACGGCTGCGGCTCAGTCGGTCGATCCACGACGGCGTACTGCAGGTGCTGGCGCAGGTCCAGCGGCGCGGTACGGCGATCGGCGGCGAGGCGCTCGAACTGGCCGAGCTGGCCGCGGAACAGGAGGTTGCCCTGCGCACCTTGATGTCGACGCGACCGGCCGTCGCTCCCGGGGACCGCGTCGATCTGTGCGGGTTGTTGTTGCCGTTGGCCACAACGCGGGTCGATGTCGTCGTACCTGCCGGGCAGGTGCTGCTGCCTTCGTCGACGGCCGCTGAACTGGTTGCCGCGGTCAAGGAAGCGCTGAGCAACGTGAGCAAACACGCCGGCCCGGACGCCCGGTCGTGGGTCGTCGTGGAGGAACTGGGGGAGGAGGTCGCGGTGTCGATCCGCGACGACGGAATCGGTACGACGCCCGCCCGGCTCGAACAGGCCCGCGTCGACGGCCACCTCGGCGTCAGCCAGTCCATCCGCGGCCGCATCACCGACCTCGGCGGCACCGTCACCGTCCGCACCGCCCCCGGCGAAGGAACCGAATGGGAGTTGAAAGTATGACCGGACTGCGTTTTGGCGGGTCGTTTGTGGGGCAGGCGTGACGCGCGTGATGATCGTCGACGACCACCCGATGTGGCGCGAAGGCGTCGCCCGAGACCTCGGCAGCCGCGGGTACGACGTGTGCGCGACCGCCTCGGACGTGGCGAGCGCGGTGAAGATCGCGCTGGCGACCCGGCCGGATGTGGTGGTGATGGATCTGCAGCTGGGCACCGGCTCCGGCGTCGACGCGACCCGGTCGATCACCACCGCGCTGCCGGACACCCGCGTGCTGGTGCTGTCGGCCAGCGCCGAACAGGACGACGTACTCGCCGCGGTGAAGAACGGCGCGTCCGGCTACCTGGTGAAGTCCGCGTCCCTGGACGAGTTCGACGACGCCGTACGCCGTACCGCCGAAGGCGACGCCGTCTTCAGCGCCGGCCTCGCCGGACTGCTCCTCGGCGAATACCGCCGCCTGGGCGCCACCGGCCCCGAGGTCCCCCAACTGACCGACCGCGAAACCGAAGTCCTCCGCCTGGTCGCCCGCGGCCTCACCGCCAAACAGATCGCCACCCGCCTCGTCCTCTCCCACCGCACCGTCGAGAACCACGTCCAAAACACCCTCCGCAAACTCCAACTCCACAACCGAGCCGAACTCGTCCGCTACGCCATCGAAAACGGCCTGGACGACTAAAAGCCCCGCGATGCGTCCGGCTGAACCGACTGCGTGAGGCCGCGGAGCACGTGGGGTTTGGGTGAGGTTACGGTTGCGACACGGTCGCTTGTGTGATTGTGGGGCGTTCGTACACTGGGCGTTCCACGGCTGCGTGGATGCTCTGTGTCAAGACACCTGTGCGTTGGGTGCCCACCTCCGGAGGCTTCGGTGAACCGGTCGTCCCTTGTCCGTGCTCTGCTCGCGTTTCTGGTGCTGGCGGGGGCGACGTACGTCACGCTGACGGCGAAACCACAACTCGGTCTCGACCTGCGCGGCGGGACGCAGATCGTGCTGCAGGCCAAGGACTCGCCGACGGTGAAGGTGACCAAGGAGACCACCGACAAGGCGACGCAGGTGCTGCACCGGCGGATCGACGCGCTCGGGGTCAGTGAGCCGAACGTCACCCGGCAGGGCGAGAACCGGATCATCGTCGAGCTGCCCGGCGTCCAGGATCCGCGCGAGGCCGCGAAGGTGATCGGCAAGACCGCACAGCTCACCTTCCACGAGGTTCTGGACCAGGTCGCGGCCAAACCGGCCAAGCCCGCGGCGGGCGAGACGTACCTGCCGAGTGACCAAGGGCAGGGTTTCCTGCGGCTCGCCAAGCCTGCGATGACCGGTGAGCTGGTCAGCGGCGCGGACGGCATGCTCGACCCGCAGCAGGTCGCGCAGGGCTGGTTCGTGCAGATGAAGTTCAAGGGCGACGGCGGCAAGATCTGGGCGAACATCACCGGCAAGGCCGCCTGCCAGCCGGTCGGTACGCCGCAGCGGCTGATCGCCATCGTGCTCGACAACGAGGTGATCAGCGCCCCGCAGGTCGACCCGAACGGCGGCAACCAGCTCTGCAACCTGGGCATCTCCGGCGGTACGACGACGATCTCCGGCGCCTTCACCGAGGCGGACGCGAAGGACCTGGCCGCACTGATCTCCGGCGGCGCGCTGCCGGTACCGGTCGAGGTCATCGACCAGCGTACGGTCGGCCCGTCCCTCGGCCAGGACGCGATCCAGGCCAGCGCCCTCGCCGCGATCCTGGGTCTCGCCCTGACGGCCCTGTTCATCATCGTGGTCTACCGTCTGGTCGGCCTGATGGCGGTCCTCGGCCTGATCGGGTATTCCGCGATCTCGTACGCCGCCCTGACCGCGCTCGGCGCCACCCTCACCCTGCCCGGTCTGGCCGGTTTCGTACTGGCGATCGGTATGGCGGTCGACGCGAACGTCCTGGTCTTCGAACGTGCCCGCGAGGACTACGTCGCCGGCCGTACCGACGGGCTCCGCCGTTCGCTGCGCAGCGGTTTCCAGAACGCGCTGTCCGCGATCGCCGACTCCAACATCACCACGCTGCTCGCCGCCGGGCTGCTGTTCTTCCTGGCCGCCGGCCCGGTCCGCGGCTTCGGCGTCACGCTGTCGATCGGTGTCATCGCGTCCATGCTGTCCGCGCTGGTGGTGACCCGCGTGTTCGCCGAGTTCGTGGTGTCCCGCGGGTTCGTACTGCGGCGTCCGGGACTCAGCGGGATCGCCGGGCACGGCCGCGTCCGCACCTGGCTGGAGGCTCGGCAGCCCGCACTGATGAAGCACAGCAAGCGCTGGCTGGTGATCAGCGCCGTCGCGATCGTGGTCAGCGTCGCGGGGGTCGCCGTCCGCGGCCTGAACCTCGGCATCGAGTTCACCGGCGGCCGGCTGCTCGAGGTGAGTACGGCGCAGCGGATCACGCCGGACCAGGCGCGCGCCGCGGTGGCCGAGGCCGGCTATCCGACCGCGGTCGTGCAGGCGTCCGGTACCGACAACTTCACGATCCGGACCGGGACGATCAGCGACGACGAGGCGGAGAAGGTCCGCGAGTCGATCTCCCGGACCGCCGGCGACACCGAGGTGATCCGGAACGAGAGCATCGGCCCGTCGCTCGGCAAGGAGCTGCGCAACAAGGGCCTGATCGCGCTCGGCATCGCGCTGTTCGCGCAGCTGGCGTACCTCGCCGCACGGTTCCGCTGGACGTTCGGCGCCGGCGCGGTCCTCGCGCTGCTGCAGAACGTCGCCGTCGTGGTCGGGATCTTCGCCTGGACCGGGAAGCCCGTCGACGGCATCTTCCTGGCCGCGATCCTGACCGTGATCGGGT
This genomic interval carries:
- a CDS encoding N-acyl-D-amino-acid deacylase family protein is translated as MRLALIGGLIADGTGSEPRPGTVLVEGGRISAVLPPAEPVSEAEVIDATGNIVAPGFIDLHSHADFSLGTSPGAASQLAQGVTTLVAGNCGWSPFPVTDLETLKAGTAFLGPRHGWSWTDLAGFAATLEPAVNLALQVGHCTLRIAAMGTAQRAPSAAELRLMQDLLRSAADQGAVGFSTGLIYAPGTYASPEEVAALALEHLGQVTDVDLGWDAYPYTATNTTLTTRLPAWALSGNTLLDRLTDPAERARIAEALRGDVLLSPDTVVIASLPPGPYEACRGLSLTEIARRDGVDAAEVVLRILESHQAAVSVVNHAMREEDVTAVLEHPRTAIASDGWIMDATGPGHPHPRNFGTFPRVLGHYARDRQLFAVSEAIRRMTSLPASRLGWADRGVLRPGAIADLVVLDADQIADKSTYDDPWQPSVGVTHVLVAGQPVLSNGAPTGRRPGRIIGFGD
- the macS gene encoding MacS family sensor histidine kinase translates to MERPAVDLLQPLWRALVVFRVLTWVFACLGVWARWDGIVRPYGAVLQLAVMGVWTLISSYGYSIRWGRRNTRLAFADLIVTVACMYATLWAQPLPDIRAGASVLTSVWAAGPVLALAISRGRDGGLLGAATISLALLSLRGVDHVSKILGNVQLLLVTGLVVGYAATTMRQAGERLRAAIATEGATAERLRLSRSIHDGVLQVLAQVQRRGTAIGGEALELAELAAEQEVALRTLMSTRPAVAPGDRVDLCGLLLPLATTRVDVVVPAGQVLLPSSTAAELVAAVKEALSNVSKHAGPDARSWVVVEELGEEVAVSIRDDGIGTTPARLEQARVDGHLGVSQSIRGRITDLGGTVTVRTAPGEGTEWELKV
- a CDS encoding response regulator transcription factor, with product MTRVMIVDDHPMWREGVARDLGSRGYDVCATASDVASAVKIALATRPDVVVMDLQLGTGSGVDATRSITTALPDTRVLVLSASAEQDDVLAAVKNGASGYLVKSASLDEFDDAVRRTAEGDAVFSAGLAGLLLGEYRRLGATGPEVPQLTDRETEVLRLVARGLTAKQIATRLVLSHRTVENHVQNTLRKLQLHNRAELVRYAIENGLDD
- a CDS encoding immune inhibitor A domain-containing protein, which codes for MRKLPAGLFSLALAATTGLGIAAASANAATPPKSGSAPIASEAAPAPDELSSPLEDKRRELRQEALTKVINGQATPEQRNGSTVVNLGAKAAGAKGTKNAKGKVDQYVELSREKTDRIFVILAEFGNERHPNYPDKDQNPTIPGPARFDGPLHNEIPAPNRSVDNSTVWQADYSRQHFQDLYFGAGNSVKNYYEKQSSGRYSVDGQVTDWVKVKYNEARYGRSNGYPCSGNVCNNTWNLIQDAVNQWVADQETKGRTKAEITADLKSFDQWDRYDYDGDGNFNEPDGYIDHFQIVHAGGDQADGDPWQGEDAIWSHRWYAGFPGGPATNPNGGAQIGDTGLYVGDYTIQPENGGISVFAHEYGHDLGLPDEYDTSGAAVENGVNWWTIMSQSRVSKPSDGGIGEQAADFNAWDKLQLGWLDYEIVNAGQNRTVDLGPHEYNSKKAQGLVVTLPKKQVQHQLVQPPSGTKDWWSGQGNNFTHTMSRQVTLPAGQPASLTFQANWDIEDCGTTACDYAYVDVNDGTGAKPIKGTITKDAEGNGIDGNSNGWVPATFDLSAYAGKTVTLQFRYVTDPAAGGIGFFADDIKVTSGSTTVLDSGAETSPDGWTLNEFSAVGSSYTSQHDNYYLASNINYVDHDKYLQTGPYNFGWASTLPDKVEHFPYQDGLLIWYWDTSQSDNNTNTHPGAGLILPIDAHPTPINRLDGQLWRPRVAAYDAPFGLEKADSFTLHANGQASYIRGQNAVPTFNDSNSYWSADQPTSSVKVPNNGINIKVLSKTGTSMKIQITKRK
- the hflX gene encoding GTPase HflX; translation: MTTQSKLYDETSDVELDLLEGDDSGDSLKGHDSERTTEGLDLEERQALRRVVGMSTELTDISEVEYRKLLLERVLLVGVWTEGSAEDAENSLAELKLLAETAGSEVLDGVIQRRKKPDPATFIGSGKVSDLRNLVASLGADTVIADGELAPAQLRNLEDKLKVKVVDRTALILDIFAQHAKSKEGKAQVELAQLQYMKQRLRGWGGNLSRQAGGRVGAAGGGIGGRGPGETKIETDRRRINTKIAKLRRSLKNMKSTRSTMRQERRRNLVPSVAIAGYTNAGKSSLLNQLTGAGVLVEDALFATLDPTTRRTTTSDGRVFTLTDTVGFVRHLPHDIVEAFRSTLEEVADADLLLHVVDGSHPDPIAQIQAVREVLAEIDATDVPEIVVINKADAADPLALAPILHREPNAIVVSARTGEGMDKLRELIEGALPQPHVLVDVLLPYERGDLVSRIHSEGSVEQLEHTADGTRITGRVHPALAGDLTRYHQ
- the secD gene encoding protein translocase subunit SecD, whose translation is MNRSSLVRALLAFLVLAGATYVTLTAKPQLGLDLRGGTQIVLQAKDSPTVKVTKETTDKATQVLHRRIDALGVSEPNVTRQGENRIIVELPGVQDPREAAKVIGKTAQLTFHEVLDQVAAKPAKPAAGETYLPSDQGQGFLRLAKPAMTGELVSGADGMLDPQQVAQGWFVQMKFKGDGGKIWANITGKAACQPVGTPQRLIAIVLDNEVISAPQVDPNGGNQLCNLGISGGTTTISGAFTEADAKDLAALISGGALPVPVEVIDQRTVGPSLGQDAIQASALAAILGLALTALFIIVVYRLVGLMAVLGLIGYSAISYAALTALGATLTLPGLAGFVLAIGMAVDANVLVFERAREDYVAGRTDGLRRSLRSGFQNALSAIADSNITTLLAAGLLFFLAAGPVRGFGVTLSIGVIASMLSALVVTRVFAEFVVSRGFVLRRPGLSGIAGHGRVRTWLEARQPALMKHSKRWLVISAVAIVVSVAGVAVRGLNLGIEFTGGRLLEVSTAQRITPDQARAAVAEAGYPTAVVQASGTDNFTIRTGTISDDEAEKVRESISRTAGDTEVIRNESIGPSLGKELRNKGLIALGIALFAQLAYLAARFRWTFGAGAVLALLQNVAVVVGIFAWTGKPVDGIFLAAILTVIGYTVNDSVVVFDRIRETRSARATGNLGKTIDTAIVNVLPRTINTGISTLFILAALLFLGGDSLADFALALLLGILVGTYSSNLTAAPLLLELERRYPAPPPRPKRTQVDRDAQPDRGAVV
- the dapF gene encoding diaminopimelate epimerase, whose translation is MSTFSWVKGHGTENDFVILPDPDGSVHGELDTAVVRFLCDRHAGLGADGVLRVIQGGKQSYVEDGGDWFMDYRNADGSIAEMCGNGVRVFVKYLAEAGLIDGKPVRVGTRAGVKEVAQNDDGTLTVDMGAPKLPAAAGVVVEANGHQWPALHVDMGNPHAVAFVDSLAEPGNLCDQPTWTPTEAFPQGVNVEFVVRRDAHDVQMRVHERGAGETRSCGTGTCAVTVAAARQARDELPVTYRVGVPGGEVTVTWRADNHLELTGPAVLHARGEFDRAWLGI